From the genome of Danio rerio strain Tuebingen ecotype United States chromosome 2, GRCz12tu, whole genome shotgun sequence, one region includes:
- the LOC141377914 gene encoding uncharacterized protein isoform X4: protein MRSTLLQITRLYRELRKGEGGRRRRKRARRTRSPPAPPPPGRGAAGGPTPPEPPEALEPTAYPFPDHVPALNLLLGEFEGYQLGSEPTPRLRNNVTSKLGRIKAFLGYMARGTAEPGDFLFLNQPARIRAWAARLGQTRMAEPTRQHYLKNVAQFLDYLSETPPAACQLSSTALVLIRREVKALIRGIRRRVVVHEVRTKQAKESRLIPKASLVRCHRTAGRKIPALLDSLESNPSTRQQWRFYGFLTGYLTSISGHRCGVFQNLTIQEVEEASRSPDESAYVINITTHKTNRAFGAAQLSLNREEYSWFRRFLALRAGLPGGSQATYFFFTSRASPCRTLNKYFQSAWLSMGLPGKPTFTDIRTAIATHVSRHCDAPVTTSGGFYPNQASVSLRRRQRMHTLQRIAARWRNSCAMTLQPQISSTHFTSDLSKHASAADSLKGPWWRRRRRRRMGRQRALKAPRGKGARGQRLPSLPWREPAGGRCHGALPGGKARALARSNKQKTLNRPE from the exons ATGCGGTCCACCCTGCTCCAAATCACACGCCTCTACCGGGAGCTAAGGAAGGGAGAAggggggagaaggaggaggaagagggccAGGAGAACCAGGTCGCCTCCTGCACCACCGCCTCCCGGGCGAGGGGCGGCCGGAGGTCCGACGCCCCCCGAGCCTCCGGAGGCTTTGGAACCCACTGCCTACCCGTTCCCGGACCACGTCCCCGCGCTGA ACCTTCTCTTGGGGGAGTTCGAAGGGTACCAACTGGGCAGCGAGCCCACCCCCCGCCTGCGGAACAACGTCACTTCGAAGCTGGGGAGAATCAAAGCCTTCCTTGGTTACATGGCCAGGGGCACCGCGGAGCCAGGGGACTTCCTTTTCCTCAACCAACCAGCCCGAATCCGAGCGTGGGCCGCCCGGCTAGGTCAGACGCGCATGGCCGAGCCCACCAGGCAGCACTACCTGAAGAACGTGGCTCAGTTCCTGGACTACCTCTCGGAGACGCCGCCGGCCGCCTGTCAGCTCTCCAGCACGGCTCTGGTTCTGATTCGAAGGGAGGTCAAAGCCCTCATCCGCGGCATACGCCGGCGTGTCGTCGTGCACGAGGTAAGGACCAAGCAGGCGAAGGAAAGCCGACTGATCCCCAAGGCCAGCCTGGTGCGCTGTCACCGGACCGCTGGGAGGAAAATTCCCGCCCTGCTAG ATAGCCTCGAATCCAACCCAAGCACTAGGCAACAGTGGCGCTTCTATGGCTTTCTGACTGGCTACCTAACCTCCATCTCTGGGCACCGCTGTGGAGTCTTCCAGAATCTCACAATCCAGGAGGTTGAAGAGGCCTCCAGAAGCCCCGACGAGTCTGCTTATGTCATTAAC ATTACcactcacaaaacaaacagagcCTTTGGGGCGGCTCAGCTGTCCCTAAACAGGGAGGAATACAGCTGGTTCCGCAGGTTTTTGGCGCTGCGGGCTGGTCTCCCCGGAGGGAGCCAGGCTAcctatttctttttcacttccaGAGCCAGTCCTTGTCGGACCCTGAACAAGTACTTTCAGTCTGCTTGGCTCAGTATGGGCCTTCCAGGCAAACCCACCTTTACTGACATACGCACTGCGATCGCGACTCATGTGAGTAGGCATTGTGACGCCCCTGTAACTACCAGCGGCGGCTTCTATCCTAATCAAGCTTCTGTCTCTCTCCGACGCAGGCAAAGAATGCACACTCTTCAGaggatcgccgcaaggtggcgcaattcatgtgccatgacacttcaacctcagataagttctacgcacttcacctcggacctctccaagcacgcgagcgccgcagactctttgaaagggccctggtggaggaggaggaggaggaggaggatggggaggcagcgggcactgaaagccccccgcggaaagggcgcaagaggacagagacttccgtctctcccctg gagggaaccagcaggaggacgctgccatggcgccctgccagggggaaaagccagggcgctcgcccgctcgaacaaacagaagactctgaatcgtcctgaataa
- the LOC141377914 gene encoding uncharacterized protein isoform X3 yields the protein MCPMLQRLPPACASPDGRSQGGQLGREAAAARAGHRPRGHAEDTVPGPGLSPDASPPRQALEAARGALDLGKERGYGEGETPESSSGVAVTAVHPACNPRRVPASIVLRGGAGLGGPRGRPPVRRPRLQARHRTHTGSAHGPGETGYQDAVHPAPNHTPLPGAKEGRRGEKEEEEGQENQVASCTTASRARGGRRSDAPRASGGFGTHCLPVPGPRPRAELSIFQARHCRSAGCVASGKLTLGCARSTDLLLGEFEGYQLGSEPTPRLRNNVTSKLGRIKAFLGYMARGTAEPGDFLFLNQPARIRAWAARLGQTRMAEPTRQHYLKNVAQFLDYLSETPPAACQLSSTALVLIRREVKALIRGIRRRVVVHEVRTKQAKESRLIPKASLVRCHRTAGRKIPALLDSLESNPSTRQQWRFYGFLTGYLTSISGHRCGVFQNLTIQEVEEASRSPDESAYVINITTHKTNRAFGAAQLSLNREEYSWFRRFLALRAGLPGGSQATYFFFTSRASPCRTLNKYFQSAWLSMGLPGKPTFTDIRTAIATHAKNAHSSEDRRKVAQFMCHDTSTSDKFYALHLGPLQARERRRLFERALVEEEEEEEDGEAAGTESPPRKGRKRTETSVSPLEGTSRRTLPWRPARGKSQGARPLEQTEDSESS from the exons ATGTGCCCTATGCTTCAACGTCTACCGCCGGCTTGCGCCTCACCTGACGGCCGTTCACAAGGTGGCCAACTCGGACGAGAAGCGGCTGCTGCTCGCGCTGGCCACCGGCCGCGTGGACACGCGGAAGACACCGTGCCCGGTCCCGGGCTGTCGCCGGACGCCAGCCCGCCTAGACAGGCACTTGAGGCAGCACGCGGAGCTCTCGACCTCGGTAAGGAAAGAGGCTATGGGGAGGGCGAAACGCCGGAAAGTAGCTCGGGAGTTGCAGTGACTGCGGTCCACCCAGCCTGCAATCCCCGTCGTGTCCCAGCTAGCATCGTCCTCCGAGGGGGAGCGGGACTCGGAGGACCCAGAGGCCGGCCGCCCGTGCGCCGACCGCGGCTGCAGGCGCGCCACCGAACGCATACAGGCTCAGCTCACGGACCTGGGGAAACAGGTTACCAAGATGCGGTCCACCCTGCTCCAAATCACACGCCTCTACCGGGAGCTAAGGAAGGGAGAAggggggagaaggaggaggaagagggccAGGAGAACCAGGTCGCCTCCTGCACCACCGCCTCCCGGGCGAGGGGCGGCCGGAGGTCCGACGCCCCCCGAGCCTCCGGAGGCTTTGGAACCCACTGCCTACCCGTTCCCGGACCACGTCCCCGCGCTGAGTTGAGTATATTTCAGGCACGTCACTGTCGCTCTGCTGGGTGTGTGGCTTCGGGGAAGTTGACTCTTGGTTGTGCTCGTTCCACAGACCTTCTCTTGGGGGAGTTCGAAGGGTACCAACTGGGCAGCGAGCCCACCCCCCGCCTGCGGAACAACGTCACTTCGAAGCTGGGGAGAATCAAAGCCTTCCTTGGTTACATGGCCAGGGGCACCGCGGAGCCAGGGGACTTCCTTTTCCTCAACCAACCAGCCCGAATCCGAGCGTGGGCCGCCCGGCTAGGTCAGACGCGCATGGCCGAGCCCACCAGGCAGCACTACCTGAAGAACGTGGCTCAGTTCCTGGACTACCTCTCGGAGACGCCGCCGGCCGCCTGTCAGCTCTCCAGCACGGCTCTGGTTCTGATTCGAAGGGAGGTCAAAGCCCTCATCCGCGGCATACGCCGGCGTGTCGTCGTGCACGAGGTAAGGACCAAGCAGGCGAAGGAAAGCCGACTGATCCCCAAGGCCAGCCTGGTGCGCTGTCACCGGACCGCTGGGAGGAAAATTCCCGCCCTGCTAG ATAGCCTCGAATCCAACCCAAGCACTAGGCAACAGTGGCGCTTCTATGGCTTTCTGACTGGCTACCTAACCTCCATCTCTGGGCACCGCTGTGGAGTCTTCCAGAATCTCACAATCCAGGAGGTTGAAGAGGCCTCCAGAAGCCCCGACGAGTCTGCTTATGTCATTAAC ATTACcactcacaaaacaaacagagcCTTTGGGGCGGCTCAGCTGTCCCTAAACAGGGAGGAATACAGCTGGTTCCGCAGGTTTTTGGCGCTGCGGGCTGGTCTCCCCGGAGGGAGCCAGGCTAcctatttctttttcacttccaGAGCCAGTCCTTGTCGGACCCTGAACAAGTACTTTCAGTCTGCTTGGCTCAGTATGGGCCTTCCAGGCAAACCCACCTTTACTGACATACGCACTGCGATCGCGACTCAT GCAAAGAATGCACACTCTTCAGaggatcgccgcaaggtggcgcaattcatgtgccatgacacttcaacctcagataagttctacgcacttcacctcggacctctccaagcacgcgagcgccgcagactctttgaaagggccctggtggaggaggaggaggaggaggaggatggggaggcagcgggcactgaaagccccccgcggaaagggcgcaagaggacagagacttccgtctctcccctg gagggaaccagcaggaggacgctgccatggcgccctgccagggggaaaagccagggcgctcgcccgctcgaacaaacagaagactctgaatcgtcctga
- the LOC141377914 gene encoding uncharacterized protein isoform X2 has product MCPMLQRLPPACASPDGRSQGGQLGREAAAARAGHRPRGHAEDTVPGPGLSPDASPPRQALEAARGALDLGKERGYGEGETPESSSGVAVTAVHPACNPRRVPASIVLRGGAGLGGPRGRPPVRRPRLQARHRTHTGSAHGPGETGYQDAVHPAPNHTPLPGAKEGRRGEKEEEEGQENQVASCTTASRARGGRRSDAPRASGGFGTHCLPVPGPRPRAELSIFQARHCRSAGCVASGKLTLGCARSTDLLLGEFEGYQLGSEPTPRLRNNVTSKLGRIKAFLGYMARGTAEPGDFLFLNQPARIRAWAARLGQTRMAEPTRQHYLKNVAQFLDYLSETPPAACQLSSTALVLIRREVKALIRGIRRRVVVHEVRTKQAKESRLIPKASLVRCHRTAGRKIPALLDSLESNPSTRQQWRFYGFLTGYLTSISGHRCGVFQNLTIQEVEEASRSPDESAYVINITTHKTNRAFGAAQLSLNREEYSWFRRFLALRAGLPGGSQATYFFFTSRASPCRTLNKYFQSAWLSMGLPGKPTFTDIRTAIATHAKNAHSSEDRRKVAQFMCHDTSTSDKFYALHLGPLQARERRRLFERALVEEEEEEEDGEAAGTESPPRKGRKRTETSVSPLVKITFSLAWTAERVALANCPLCVSFPGGNQQEDAAMAPCQGEKPGRSPARTNRRL; this is encoded by the exons ATGTGCCCTATGCTTCAACGTCTACCGCCGGCTTGCGCCTCACCTGACGGCCGTTCACAAGGTGGCCAACTCGGACGAGAAGCGGCTGCTGCTCGCGCTGGCCACCGGCCGCGTGGACACGCGGAAGACACCGTGCCCGGTCCCGGGCTGTCGCCGGACGCCAGCCCGCCTAGACAGGCACTTGAGGCAGCACGCGGAGCTCTCGACCTCGGTAAGGAAAGAGGCTATGGGGAGGGCGAAACGCCGGAAAGTAGCTCGGGAGTTGCAGTGACTGCGGTCCACCCAGCCTGCAATCCCCGTCGTGTCCCAGCTAGCATCGTCCTCCGAGGGGGAGCGGGACTCGGAGGACCCAGAGGCCGGCCGCCCGTGCGCCGACCGCGGCTGCAGGCGCGCCACCGAACGCATACAGGCTCAGCTCACGGACCTGGGGAAACAGGTTACCAAGATGCGGTCCACCCTGCTCCAAATCACACGCCTCTACCGGGAGCTAAGGAAGGGAGAAggggggagaaggaggaggaagagggccAGGAGAACCAGGTCGCCTCCTGCACCACCGCCTCCCGGGCGAGGGGCGGCCGGAGGTCCGACGCCCCCCGAGCCTCCGGAGGCTTTGGAACCCACTGCCTACCCGTTCCCGGACCACGTCCCCGCGCTGAGTTGAGTATATTTCAGGCACGTCACTGTCGCTCTGCTGGGTGTGTGGCTTCGGGGAAGTTGACTCTTGGTTGTGCTCGTTCCACAGACCTTCTCTTGGGGGAGTTCGAAGGGTACCAACTGGGCAGCGAGCCCACCCCCCGCCTGCGGAACAACGTCACTTCGAAGCTGGGGAGAATCAAAGCCTTCCTTGGTTACATGGCCAGGGGCACCGCGGAGCCAGGGGACTTCCTTTTCCTCAACCAACCAGCCCGAATCCGAGCGTGGGCCGCCCGGCTAGGTCAGACGCGCATGGCCGAGCCCACCAGGCAGCACTACCTGAAGAACGTGGCTCAGTTCCTGGACTACCTCTCGGAGACGCCGCCGGCCGCCTGTCAGCTCTCCAGCACGGCTCTGGTTCTGATTCGAAGGGAGGTCAAAGCCCTCATCCGCGGCATACGCCGGCGTGTCGTCGTGCACGAGGTAAGGACCAAGCAGGCGAAGGAAAGCCGACTGATCCCCAAGGCCAGCCTGGTGCGCTGTCACCGGACCGCTGGGAGGAAAATTCCCGCCCTGCTAG ATAGCCTCGAATCCAACCCAAGCACTAGGCAACAGTGGCGCTTCTATGGCTTTCTGACTGGCTACCTAACCTCCATCTCTGGGCACCGCTGTGGAGTCTTCCAGAATCTCACAATCCAGGAGGTTGAAGAGGCCTCCAGAAGCCCCGACGAGTCTGCTTATGTCATTAAC ATTACcactcacaaaacaaacagagcCTTTGGGGCGGCTCAGCTGTCCCTAAACAGGGAGGAATACAGCTGGTTCCGCAGGTTTTTGGCGCTGCGGGCTGGTCTCCCCGGAGGGAGCCAGGCTAcctatttctttttcacttccaGAGCCAGTCCTTGTCGGACCCTGAACAAGTACTTTCAGTCTGCTTGGCTCAGTATGGGCCTTCCAGGCAAACCCACCTTTACTGACATACGCACTGCGATCGCGACTCAT GCAAAGAATGCACACTCTTCAGaggatcgccgcaaggtggcgcaattcatgtgccatgacacttcaacctcagataagttctacgcacttcacctcggacctctccaagcacgcgagcgccgcagactctttgaaagggccctggtggaggaggaggaggaggaggaggatggggaggcagcgggcactgaaagccccccgcggaaagggcgcaagaggacagagacttccgtctctcccctggtaaaaatcacattctctttggcgtggacagcagaacgtgtggcattggctaactgccctttatgtgtctcttttccaggagggaaccagcaggaggacgctgccatggcgccctgccagggggaaaagccagggcgctcgcccgctcgaacaaacagaagactctga
- the LOC141377914 gene encoding uncharacterized protein isoform X1, whose product MCPMLQRLPPACASPDGRSQGGQLGREAAAARAGHRPRGHAEDTVPGPGLSPDASPPRQALEAARGALDLGKERGYGEGETPESSSGVAVTAVHPACNPRRVPASIVLRGGAGLGGPRGRPPVRRPRLQARHRTHTGSAHGPGETGYQDAVHPAPNHTPLPGAKEGRRGEKEEEEGQENQVASCTTASRARGGRRSDAPRASGGFGTHCLPVPGPRPRAELSIFQARHCRSAGCVASGKLTLGCARSTDLLLGEFEGYQLGSEPTPRLRNNVTSKLGRIKAFLGYMARGTAEPGDFLFLNQPARIRAWAARLGQTRMAEPTRQHYLKNVAQFLDYLSETPPAACQLSSTALVLIRREVKALIRGIRRRVVVHEVRTKQAKESRLIPKASLVRCHRTAGRKIPALLDSLESNPSTRQQWRFYGFLTGYLTSISGHRCGVFQNLTIQEVEEASRSPDESAYVINITTHKTNRAFGAAQLSLNREEYSWFRRFLALRAGLPGGSQATYFFFTSRASPCRTLNKYFQSAWLSMGLPGKPTFTDIRTAIATHVSRHCDAPVTTSGGFYPNQASVSLRRRQRMHTLQRIAARWRNSCAMTLQPQISSTHFTSDLSKHASAADSLKGPWWRRRRRRRMGRQRALKAPRGKGARGQRLPSLPWREPAGGRCHGALPGGKARALARSNKQKTLNRPE is encoded by the exons ATGTGCCCTATGCTTCAACGTCTACCGCCGGCTTGCGCCTCACCTGACGGCCGTTCACAAGGTGGCCAACTCGGACGAGAAGCGGCTGCTGCTCGCGCTGGCCACCGGCCGCGTGGACACGCGGAAGACACCGTGCCCGGTCCCGGGCTGTCGCCGGACGCCAGCCCGCCTAGACAGGCACTTGAGGCAGCACGCGGAGCTCTCGACCTCGGTAAGGAAAGAGGCTATGGGGAGGGCGAAACGCCGGAAAGTAGCTCGGGAGTTGCAGTGACTGCGGTCCACCCAGCCTGCAATCCCCGTCGTGTCCCAGCTAGCATCGTCCTCCGAGGGGGAGCGGGACTCGGAGGACCCAGAGGCCGGCCGCCCGTGCGCCGACCGCGGCTGCAGGCGCGCCACCGAACGCATACAGGCTCAGCTCACGGACCTGGGGAAACAGGTTACCAAGATGCGGTCCACCCTGCTCCAAATCACACGCCTCTACCGGGAGCTAAGGAAGGGAGAAggggggagaaggaggaggaagagggccAGGAGAACCAGGTCGCCTCCTGCACCACCGCCTCCCGGGCGAGGGGCGGCCGGAGGTCCGACGCCCCCCGAGCCTCCGGAGGCTTTGGAACCCACTGCCTACCCGTTCCCGGACCACGTCCCCGCGCTGAGTTGAGTATATTTCAGGCACGTCACTGTCGCTCTGCTGGGTGTGTGGCTTCGGGGAAGTTGACTCTTGGTTGTGCTCGTTCCACAGACCTTCTCTTGGGGGAGTTCGAAGGGTACCAACTGGGCAGCGAGCCCACCCCCCGCCTGCGGAACAACGTCACTTCGAAGCTGGGGAGAATCAAAGCCTTCCTTGGTTACATGGCCAGGGGCACCGCGGAGCCAGGGGACTTCCTTTTCCTCAACCAACCAGCCCGAATCCGAGCGTGGGCCGCCCGGCTAGGTCAGACGCGCATGGCCGAGCCCACCAGGCAGCACTACCTGAAGAACGTGGCTCAGTTCCTGGACTACCTCTCGGAGACGCCGCCGGCCGCCTGTCAGCTCTCCAGCACGGCTCTGGTTCTGATTCGAAGGGAGGTCAAAGCCCTCATCCGCGGCATACGCCGGCGTGTCGTCGTGCACGAGGTAAGGACCAAGCAGGCGAAGGAAAGCCGACTGATCCCCAAGGCCAGCCTGGTGCGCTGTCACCGGACCGCTGGGAGGAAAATTCCCGCCCTGCTAG ATAGCCTCGAATCCAACCCAAGCACTAGGCAACAGTGGCGCTTCTATGGCTTTCTGACTGGCTACCTAACCTCCATCTCTGGGCACCGCTGTGGAGTCTTCCAGAATCTCACAATCCAGGAGGTTGAAGAGGCCTCCAGAAGCCCCGACGAGTCTGCTTATGTCATTAAC ATTACcactcacaaaacaaacagagcCTTTGGGGCGGCTCAGCTGTCCCTAAACAGGGAGGAATACAGCTGGTTCCGCAGGTTTTTGGCGCTGCGGGCTGGTCTCCCCGGAGGGAGCCAGGCTAcctatttctttttcacttccaGAGCCAGTCCTTGTCGGACCCTGAACAAGTACTTTCAGTCTGCTTGGCTCAGTATGGGCCTTCCAGGCAAACCCACCTTTACTGACATACGCACTGCGATCGCGACTCATGTGAGTAGGCATTGTGACGCCCCTGTAACTACCAGCGGCGGCTTCTATCCTAATCAAGCTTCTGTCTCTCTCCGACGCAGGCAAAGAATGCACACTCTTCAGaggatcgccgcaaggtggcgcaattcatgtgccatgacacttcaacctcagataagttctacgcacttcacctcggacctctccaagcacgcgagcgccgcagactctttgaaagggccctggtggaggaggaggaggaggaggaggatggggaggcagcgggcactgaaagccccccgcggaaagggcgcaagaggacagagacttccgtctctcccctg gagggaaccagcaggaggacgctgccatggcgccctgccagggggaaaagccagggcgctcgcccgctcgaacaaacagaagactctgaatcgtcctgaataa